From one Lotus japonicus ecotype B-129 chromosome 3, LjGifu_v1.2 genomic stretch:
- the LOC130743749 gene encoding uncharacterized protein At5g48480-like — MALHEIKNCGSGNFVAPNVPFCNMKPLLIVEAPKANDAIAFYKAAFGAHEVGRTMESKRMADQEIPLILAAELEIGGFTFYVSDFIHDSDNIPRTGGNNIVMILETEDVIAAIAKAVSAGAVVEREIVKGARRGCMGWVKDPYGFVWNILSL; from the exons ATGGCTTTGCATGAGATCAAAAATTGTGGATCTGGGAACTTTGTCGCACCTAATGTGCCATTCTGCAACATGAAGCCGCTTCTGATTGTGGAGGCTCCGAAGGCGAATGATGCTATTGCGTTCTACAAGGCCGCGTTCGGCGCACATGAGGTGGGTCGCACGATGGAATCTAAGCGCATGGCAGACCAAGAGATTCCTCTCATCCTCGCAGCTGAACTCGAGATCGGTGGTTTCACTTTTTATGTCTCAGACTTCATTCATGACTCTGATAACat CCCGAGGACTGGAGGGAACAACATTGTTATGATCTTAGAGACTGAGGATGTAATTGCTGCAATTGCTAAGGCTGTGAGCGCTGGAGCTGTAGTGGAAAGAGAGATTGTCAAAGGGGCAAGACGTGGGTGTATGGGATGGGTCAAGGACCCATATGGCTTTGTTTGGAATATATTGTCCCTTTAG